A genomic segment from Ramlibacter agri encodes:
- the rng gene encoding ribonuclease G, whose amino-acid sequence MQQDILVNWSPQETRVAIVENGAVQELHVERTLERGLVGNVYLGKVARVLPGMQSAFIDMGLERAAFLHVADVWQRQPDGEPPAPSRTAVPIEKQVFEGQALMVQVIKDPIGTKGARLSTQISIAGRLLVFLPQDDHVGVSQKIPSEQRDSLRRRLAKLVGDAGGGFILRTNGEDASDAELAEDIAYLRKTWARIREAATRQPPPALLHQDLNLLQRVLRDLVTPETQTIRLDSREQFGLLAKFGEEFMPAAATKLQLYKGERPIFDLYSVDEEIAKALGRRVDLKSGGYLIVDQTEALTTIDVNTGGFVGSRNFDDTIFKTNLEAAQAIARQLRLRNLGGIIIVDFIDMQREDHRDAVLAEFRKQLLRDRVKTMAGGFSQLGLVEMTRKRTRESLAHMLCEPCPLCQGKGTVRTPRTVAYDILREILREARQFNPREYRVIAAPKVIELFLDEESQHLAGLSDFIGKPISLQSENAMGQEQYDIVLL is encoded by the coding sequence ATGCAGCAGGACATCCTGGTGAACTGGTCCCCGCAGGAGACGCGGGTGGCCATCGTCGAAAACGGCGCCGTGCAGGAACTGCACGTCGAACGCACGCTGGAACGCGGGCTGGTGGGCAACGTCTATCTGGGTAAAGTTGCGCGGGTGCTTCCGGGCATGCAGTCGGCCTTCATCGACATGGGACTGGAGCGCGCCGCCTTCCTGCACGTGGCCGACGTCTGGCAGCGGCAACCCGATGGCGAGCCGCCGGCGCCGTCGCGCACCGCGGTGCCGATCGAGAAGCAGGTGTTCGAGGGCCAGGCCCTGATGGTGCAGGTGATCAAGGACCCCATAGGCACCAAGGGCGCGCGCCTGTCCACCCAGATCAGCATCGCCGGCCGGCTGCTGGTCTTCCTGCCGCAGGACGACCATGTCGGCGTCTCGCAGAAGATTCCTTCCGAACAGCGCGACAGCCTGCGCCGGCGCCTGGCCAAGCTGGTGGGCGATGCCGGCGGCGGCTTCATCCTGCGCACCAACGGCGAGGACGCGTCCGACGCGGAGCTGGCCGAGGACATCGCCTACCTGCGCAAGACCTGGGCCCGCATCCGCGAAGCCGCCACGCGGCAGCCGCCGCCGGCGCTGCTGCACCAGGACCTGAACCTGCTGCAGCGGGTGCTGCGCGACCTGGTGACGCCGGAGACGCAGACGATCCGCCTCGACTCGCGCGAACAGTTCGGGCTGCTGGCGAAGTTCGGCGAGGAATTCATGCCGGCGGCGGCCACCAAGCTGCAGCTTTACAAGGGCGAGCGGCCGATCTTCGACCTGTATTCCGTCGACGAGGAAATCGCCAAGGCGCTGGGCCGCCGGGTGGACCTGAAGTCGGGCGGCTACCTGATCGTCGACCAGACCGAGGCGCTGACCACCATCGACGTCAACACCGGCGGCTTCGTCGGTTCGCGCAACTTCGACGACACGATCTTCAAGACCAACCTGGAGGCGGCGCAGGCCATCGCGCGGCAGCTGCGCCTGCGCAACCTGGGCGGCATCATCATCGTCGACTTCATCGACATGCAGCGCGAGGACCACCGCGACGCGGTGCTGGCGGAGTTCCGCAAGCAGCTGCTGCGCGACCGGGTGAAGACCATGGCCGGCGGCTTCTCGCAGCTGGGGCTGGTGGAGATGACGCGCAAGCGCACCCGCGAATCGCTGGCCCACATGCTGTGCGAGCCTTGCCCCCTCTGCCAGGGCAAGGGCACGGTGCGCACGCCGCGCACCGTGGCCTACGACATCCTGCGCGAGATCCTGCGCGAGGCCCGCCAGTTCAACCCGCGCGAATACCGGGTGATCGCCGCGCCCAAGGTGATCGAGCTGTTCCTCGACGAGGAGAGCCAGCACCTCGCCGGCCTGTCGGACTTCATCGGCAAGCCGATCTCGTTGCAGAGCGAGAACGCGATGGGCCAGGAGCAGTACGACATCGTGCTGCTGTGA
- the chrA gene encoding chromate efflux transporter, which produces MNRGSVAEVLRVFLKLGLTSFGGPVAHLGYFRSEFVDRRRWFDDRSYTDLVALCQFLPGPASSQVGMAIGLARAGWLGALAAWCGFTLPSAFALIAFAYGVARWGNLAASGAVHGLKVAAVAVVAQAVWGMAKNLCPDRARAAIAVAAALLVLALPTALAQVAAIAVAGLAGWRLLKLPHQQAVAHQGYGVSRMAGVLALVLLVAGLVGLPLLAAASQSVAWKVVDGFYRAGALVFGGGHVVLPLLQAAVVPAGVVSNDQFLAGYGAAQAVPGPLFTFAAYLGAVMQGPLTGWQGGLVLLAVIFLPAFLLLVGALPFWDALRQRDAVQSAMAGINAAVVGILLAALYDPVWTSAIRGRADFATALAAFALLVYARVSPFLVVLLAAATGWAFLG; this is translated from the coding sequence GTGAACCGGGGCTCCGTGGCCGAAGTGCTGCGTGTCTTCCTCAAGCTGGGCCTGACGTCCTTCGGTGGCCCGGTGGCGCACCTGGGCTACTTCCGCTCCGAATTCGTCGACCGGCGGCGCTGGTTCGACGACCGCAGCTACACCGACCTGGTGGCGCTGTGCCAGTTCCTGCCGGGGCCGGCCAGTAGCCAGGTCGGCATGGCCATCGGCCTGGCCCGCGCCGGCTGGCTGGGCGCGCTGGCCGCCTGGTGCGGCTTCACGCTGCCGTCCGCCTTCGCGCTGATCGCCTTTGCCTACGGCGTGGCGCGCTGGGGCAACCTGGCCGCCAGCGGCGCGGTGCATGGCCTGAAGGTGGCGGCGGTCGCCGTCGTGGCACAGGCGGTCTGGGGCATGGCGAAGAACCTGTGCCCGGATCGCGCGCGGGCGGCCATCGCCGTCGCCGCGGCCTTGCTGGTGCTGGCCTTGCCGACTGCGCTGGCGCAGGTTGCGGCGATTGCCGTGGCCGGCTTGGCGGGTTGGAGGCTGCTGAAGCTGCCGCACCAGCAGGCCGTCGCGCACCAGGGCTACGGCGTCTCGCGGATGGCGGGCGTGCTGGCACTGGTGCTGCTCGTGGCCGGACTCGTTGGCTTGCCGCTGCTCGCGGCTGCGTCGCAGTCGGTGGCCTGGAAGGTCGTCGACGGCTTCTACCGGGCCGGCGCGCTGGTGTTCGGTGGCGGCCACGTGGTGCTGCCCTTGCTGCAGGCAGCGGTGGTCCCGGCCGGCGTGGTCAGCAACGACCAGTTCCTGGCGGGCTATGGCGCGGCGCAGGCCGTGCCGGGCCCGCTCTTCACCTTCGCGGCCTACCTGGGCGCGGTGATGCAAGGGCCGCTCACCGGCTGGCAGGGCGGGCTGGTGCTGCTGGCCGTGATCTTCCTGCCGGCCTTCCTGCTGCTGGTGGGCGCCTTGCCCTTCTGGGATGCGCTGCGCCAGCGTGATGCGGTGCAGTCCGCCATGGCGGGCATCAATGCGGCGGTGGTGGGCATCCTGCTGGCGGCGCTGTATGACCCGGTGTGGACCAGCGCGATCCGCGGCCGCGCCGATTTCGCGACGGCGCTGGCTGCGTTCGCGCTGCTGGTCTACGCCCGCGTGTCGCCGTTCCTCGTCGTGCTGCTGGCGGCGGCCACGGGCTGGGCCTTCCTGGGCTGA
- a CDS encoding glycosyltransferase family 9 protein, whose translation MRSVLVVVTRQIGDVLLTTPLVHAARERWPEAAIDVLGFAGTLGMLRGNPDVRTLIEVPARPGLRATWALARRLWRRYDLALVADPGDRAHLIGWVAARERSGLLPAESGSNWWKRKLLRHGVTIGGDQGETHVVPEKMELLAAWGGGTGAPQLVGPAGDPLPAPLASRLAPGYVVVHTPSMWVYKQWPEEHFRKLIALLALAGRQVVLTGGPGAGDRATVAAMEGAAPPEQLLDAGLLSFNQVATLLRGAALYIGPDTSVSHLAAACGTPVLAIFGPTNPRRWAPWPGGEQPVRFERRRPAQTIGQVTLLQAPLPCVPCGRAGCEDHRDSRADCLPAILPERVAAKALELLDTAHGA comes from the coding sequence ATGCGCTCCGTGCTGGTGGTGGTCACGCGCCAGATCGGCGACGTCCTGCTCACCACGCCGCTGGTGCATGCCGCGCGCGAGCGCTGGCCGGAGGCCGCGATCGACGTGCTCGGGTTTGCCGGCACGCTGGGCATGCTGCGCGGCAACCCGGACGTCCGCACGCTGATCGAGGTACCGGCGCGGCCCGGGCTGCGCGCCACCTGGGCCCTGGCCCGCAGGCTGTGGCGGCGCTACGACCTGGCGCTGGTGGCCGACCCGGGCGACCGCGCCCACCTGATCGGCTGGGTGGCGGCACGCGAACGCAGTGGCCTGCTGCCGGCGGAAAGCGGCAGCAACTGGTGGAAGCGCAAGCTGCTGCGGCATGGGGTCACGATCGGTGGCGACCAGGGCGAGACCCACGTCGTGCCCGAAAAAATGGAGCTGCTCGCGGCTTGGGGCGGCGGCACCGGCGCACCGCAATTGGTGGGCCCCGCGGGCGACCCGTTGCCCGCGCCGCTGGCCAGCCGGCTCGCGCCCGGCTACGTCGTGGTCCACACGCCTTCCATGTGGGTCTACAAGCAGTGGCCCGAGGAGCATTTCCGCAAGCTGATCGCGCTGCTGGCCCTGGCCGGCCGGCAGGTGGTGTTGACGGGCGGCCCGGGCGCCGGGGATCGCGCCACCGTGGCGGCGATGGAAGGCGCGGCGCCACCGGAACAGTTGCTCGACGCCGGCCTGCTCTCGTTCAACCAGGTGGCGACCTTGCTGCGCGGCGCGGCGCTCTACATCGGGCCCGACACGTCCGTGTCGCACCTGGCGGCCGCCTGCGGCACGCCGGTGCTGGCCATCTTCGGGCCCACGAATCCACGGCGCTGGGCGCCCTGGCCCGGTGGCGAGCAGCCGGTGCGTTTCGAGCGCCGCCGCCCGGCGCAGACGATCGGCCAGGTGACGCTGCTGCAAGCGCCGCTGCCCTGCGTGCCCTGCGGCCGCGCCGGCTGCGAGGACCACCGCGACAGCCGTGCCGACTGCCTGCCGGCCATCCTGCCGGAACGCGTGGCGGCGAAAGCGCTGGAGTTGCTCGACACCGCGCACGGCGCCTGA
- a CDS encoding O-antigen ligase family protein: MSAVVPRYVSEEIASWNDRIAQAILSFGLATLGFFVLWSSAGTSIAMFFIVVACCLVPRRFVQLWPRRDRMVQIGLLLLAWIALRSFVGEGVNYASWRIVNHYHELLMLPVMWAVMRLAWRPQAFTNGLMLAGLIATAILFATALRAWYHLGGSYELQGHMEQAIVDRRISLGFGLSVCAFLIYEHARLGRLPRVPGYAGAALFAGAVLFACDARTGYVLVLALAGCAGYRAAPRKWRYQAVVALLVLGALLASTSQPLRTRFMDTVKVLQGAQPVNDSELSTTIRLEVLRNGLDVARDHWVLGTGWVAYQDAFRAIALARHPGQPELPGSQSVNPHNEYLLQLGAGGLPALLLFLAWLAWPMWRAARQRRLDRPWVGAAGCIAFAFAISALFNSVLLDFMEAHLYAALMGWMMARRLDRS; the protein is encoded by the coding sequence GTGAGCGCCGTGGTTCCCCGGTACGTCAGCGAGGAAATTGCCTCCTGGAACGACCGCATTGCGCAGGCCATCCTGAGCTTCGGCCTGGCGACGCTGGGTTTCTTCGTCCTGTGGTCTTCGGCCGGCACCAGCATCGCGATGTTCTTCATCGTCGTCGCCTGCTGCCTGGTGCCGCGCCGCTTCGTCCAGCTCTGGCCCCGCCGCGACCGCATGGTGCAGATCGGCCTGCTGCTGCTGGCCTGGATCGCGCTGCGCTCCTTCGTCGGCGAGGGCGTGAACTACGCCAGCTGGCGCATCGTCAACCACTACCACGAGCTGCTGATGCTGCCCGTGATGTGGGCCGTGATGCGCCTGGCCTGGCGGCCGCAGGCCTTCACCAACGGGCTGATGCTGGCCGGACTGATCGCGACCGCCATCCTGTTCGCGACGGCGCTGCGCGCGTGGTACCACCTGGGTGGCAGCTACGAGCTGCAGGGGCACATGGAACAGGCCATCGTGGACCGCCGCATCTCGCTGGGCTTCGGCCTGAGCGTGTGCGCCTTCCTGATCTACGAGCACGCCCGGCTGGGGCGCCTGCCGCGCGTGCCGGGTTACGCGGGCGCGGCGCTGTTCGCCGGCGCGGTGCTGTTCGCCTGCGACGCCCGCACCGGCTACGTGCTGGTGCTGGCACTGGCCGGCTGCGCGGGCTACCGCGCCGCGCCGCGCAAGTGGCGCTACCAGGCCGTGGTGGCGCTGCTCGTGCTGGGCGCGCTGCTTGCCAGCACCTCGCAGCCGCTGCGCACCCGCTTCATGGACACGGTGAAGGTGCTGCAGGGCGCCCAGCCGGTCAACGATTCGGAGCTCTCGACCACGATCCGCCTCGAGGTGCTGCGCAACGGCCTCGACGTGGCCCGGGACCACTGGGTGCTGGGCACCGGCTGGGTCGCCTACCAGGATGCCTTCCGCGCGATCGCGCTGGCGCGCCACCCCGGCCAGCCCGAGCTGCCCGGCTCGCAGAGCGTCAACCCGCACAACGAGTACCTGTTGCAGCTCGGCGCGGGCGGCCTGCCGGCCCTGCTGCTGTTCCTCGCCTGGCTCGCGTGGCCCATGTGGCGGGCCGCGCGCCAGCGCCGCCTGGACCGCCCCTGGGTCGGCGCCGCCGGCTGCATCGCCTTCGCCTTCGCCATCAGCGCGCTGTTCAATTCGGTGCTGCTCGATTTCATGGAGGCGCACCTCTATGCCGCGCTCATGGGCTGGATGATGGCCCGGCGCCTGGACCGGAGCTGA
- the msbA gene encoding lipid A export permease/ATP-binding protein MsbA encodes MPPESTLVQRIRRVLPYISHVRRLWIVVFLATVISSATEPAMPALMKPLLDHGFTPQGLNPWLVPAALLGLFAIRGSAGFLADIALAKIANEGMFALRSALFGRLLDARMDLFARESASSLANSIVHEVQNGFSLLVNALTALVKEAFSVVALLGYLLYLNWQLTLIVGFLGPAVAWLMRTASRRLHRLAKSSQAATIELSYAVEENVLANRVVRLHEAQPAQAGRFGSLSNQLRRLAMKQAVANAAITPTMHMFAAAALSGVIVIALWQTQNNMTVGGFAAFVAAMLMLISPVKRLSEVTSPITRALAALERSFDLVEHTEPEAGGTYAAERAQGHIELRGVTVRYKDAARPALQDVWLEVKPGEVIALVGPSGSGKTTLANLLPRFLDLNGGSLLLDGHELRDWDLKALRRQFAMVSQDVVMFNDTLAANVTLGRDFDRERVLHALEAANLGDLLAQLPQGIDTPVGHNATALSGGQRQRLAIARALYKDAPLLILDEATSALDNESERMVQEALRRLMAGRTTLIIAHRLSTIEHADRVAVLDQGRLAELGTHDELIARGGLYARLHALHASEGALP; translated from the coding sequence ATGCCACCAGAATCCACCCTGGTGCAGCGCATCCGCCGTGTCCTCCCCTATATCTCCCATGTCCGCCGCCTCTGGATCGTGGTGTTCCTCGCGACGGTGATCAGCTCCGCGACGGAGCCGGCCATGCCCGCGCTGATGAAGCCGCTGCTCGATCACGGCTTCACGCCGCAGGGGCTCAACCCCTGGCTGGTGCCGGCCGCCCTGCTCGGCCTCTTCGCCATCCGCGGCAGTGCCGGCTTCCTGGCCGACATCGCGCTGGCCAAGATCGCCAACGAAGGCATGTTCGCGCTGCGCAGCGCCCTGTTCGGCCGCCTGCTCGACGCCCGCATGGACCTGTTCGCGCGCGAGTCCGCCAGCTCGCTCGCCAACAGCATCGTCCACGAGGTGCAGAACGGCTTCAGCCTGCTGGTGAACGCCCTCACCGCGCTGGTGAAGGAAGCGTTCTCGGTCGTCGCCCTGCTTGGCTACCTGTTGTACCTGAACTGGCAGCTGACCCTGATCGTCGGCTTCCTCGGGCCGGCCGTCGCCTGGTTGATGCGCACGGCCTCGCGGCGGCTGCACCGCCTGGCCAAGAGCAGCCAGGCCGCGACCATCGAACTGTCGTATGCGGTCGAAGAGAACGTGCTGGCCAACCGCGTGGTGCGCCTGCACGAGGCGCAACCGGCGCAGGCCGGCCGCTTCGGCAGCCTCAGCAACCAGCTGCGCCGGCTGGCGATGAAGCAGGCGGTGGCCAACGCCGCCATCACGCCGACCATGCACATGTTCGCCGCCGCGGCGCTGTCCGGCGTGATCGTCATTGCGCTGTGGCAGACGCAAAACAACATGACGGTGGGCGGCTTCGCCGCTTTCGTGGCCGCCATGCTGATGCTGATCTCGCCGGTCAAGCGCCTGTCGGAGGTGACCAGCCCGATCACCCGCGCCCTGGCGGCGCTGGAACGCTCCTTCGACCTGGTGGAGCACACCGAGCCCGAAGCCGGCGGCACCTATGCGGCCGAGCGCGCGCAAGGCCACATCGAACTGCGCGGCGTGACGGTGCGCTACAAGGACGCCGCCCGCCCCGCCCTGCAGGACGTCTGGCTGGAGGTGAAGCCGGGCGAGGTCATCGCGCTGGTGGGCCCCTCGGGCTCCGGCAAGACCACGCTGGCCAACCTGCTGCCGCGCTTCCTGGACCTGAACGGCGGCAGCCTGCTGCTGGATGGCCATGAACTGCGCGACTGGGACCTGAAAGCGCTGCGCCGCCAGTTCGCCATGGTCAGCCAGGACGTGGTGATGTTCAACGACACCCTGGCCGCCAATGTGACGCTGGGCCGCGACTTCGACCGCGAGCGCGTGCTGCACGCGCTGGAAGCCGCCAACCTGGGCGACCTGCTGGCGCAGCTGCCGCAAGGCATCGACACGCCGGTGGGCCACAACGCCACGGCGCTGTCCGGCGGCCAGCGGCAGCGCCTGGCGATCGCGCGGGCGCTGTACAAGGACGCGCCGCTGCTGATCCTGGACGAGGCGACCTCGGCGCTGGACAACGAGTCGGAGCGCATGGTGCAGGAAGCCCTGCGCCGCCTGATGGCGGGCCGCACGACGCTGATCATCGCCCACCGGCTGTCCACCATCGAACACGCCGACCGCGTCGCGGTGCTGGACCAGGGCCGCCTCGCCGAACTCGGCACGCACGACGAACTGATCGCGCGCGGCGGCCTGTACGCCCGGCTGCATGCGCTGCACGCGTCGGAGGGGGCTCTTCCTTGA
- a CDS encoding glycosyltransferase family 2 protein, producing the protein MRGLSSESAAPPVRAPELSAILITRNEEANIAECLASLSFAGEVIVVDNASTDRTPELARAAGAQVHHAPDWPGFGPQKNRALALATRPWVLSIDADERVPPELREEILAVVRSANAGADTWDMPRRSSYCGQYMAHSGWYPDRVLRLFKRGTARFSDDIVHERLVAQGATGHLQHDLLHQSFPGFDSVLQKVDRYSTAGAQRMWEQGKRASFGSAVVHGLWAFLRTYLLQRGFLDGRLGFALAVSNAEGTYYRYLKLWLLQQQATRAP; encoded by the coding sequence ATGCGTGGATTATCCAGCGAATCCGCGGCCCCCCCGGTCCGCGCGCCCGAGCTCAGCGCCATCCTCATCACGCGCAACGAAGAGGCCAACATCGCCGAATGCCTGGCCTCGCTTTCATTCGCCGGGGAAGTGATCGTGGTGGACAACGCCAGCACCGACCGCACGCCCGAACTGGCCCGTGCGGCCGGCGCGCAGGTGCACCACGCCCCCGACTGGCCCGGCTTCGGCCCGCAGAAGAACCGTGCGCTCGCCCTGGCCACGCGGCCCTGGGTGCTGTCGATCGACGCCGACGAACGCGTGCCCCCCGAATTGCGTGAAGAAATCCTGGCGGTGGTGCGCAGCGCCAACGCCGGCGCGGATACCTGGGACATGCCGCGGCGTTCCAGCTATTGCGGCCAGTACATGGCGCACTCGGGCTGGTATCCGGACCGGGTGCTGCGCCTGTTCAAGCGGGGCACCGCGCGCTTTTCCGACGACATCGTGCATGAACGGCTGGTGGCGCAGGGCGCGACGGGCCACCTGCAGCACGATTTGTTGCATCAAAGTTTTCCCGGTTTCGATTCGGTGTTGCAGAAAGTCGATCGCTATTCGACGGCCGGCGCCCAGCGCATGTGGGAGCAGGGCAAGCGCGCCTCTTTCGGCAGCGCCGTGGTGCACGGCCTGTGGGCCTTCCTGCGCACCTACCTGCTGCAGCGCGGCTTCCTCGACGGGCGCCTGGGCTTCGCGCTGGCCGTGTCCAACGCCGAGGGCACCTACTACCGCTACCTGAAGCTGTGGCTGCTGCAGCAACAGGCCACCCGCGCCCCGTGA
- a CDS encoding glycosyltransferase: MKTAFVVLTYNRPDAALAVLRGLAPQCGTEHVVVVADDGSKPENVQALRAGMPRFACSVKHVWHPDVGFTAARARNLGAAAAAADYVVFMDGDCVPNPRFVQRHAQLAQAGHFVNGSRVLLSPQLTESVLAGRIDLSKCDTAGWLRLRLKGDVNKLTHLLQWPAAPFRVQPRFRWKGIRSCNFGVAWKDFEAVNGFDETFAGWGHEDADLVLRLHHAGLQRKNGFLGTEVYHLWHREQSRSGEAVNRARVTARMESGMIRAERGLAEALHEPEAIVTELNR, translated from the coding sequence GTGAAGACCGCCTTCGTCGTCCTCACCTACAACCGTCCGGATGCTGCGCTCGCCGTGTTGCGCGGCCTCGCACCGCAGTGCGGGACGGAGCACGTGGTGGTGGTGGCCGACGACGGCTCGAAGCCGGAAAACGTGCAGGCCCTGCGCGCGGGCATGCCGCGCTTCGCCTGCAGCGTGAAGCACGTGTGGCATCCGGACGTCGGCTTCACTGCGGCGCGCGCCCGCAACCTGGGCGCGGCAGCGGCGGCGGCCGACTACGTGGTGTTCATGGACGGCGACTGCGTGCCCAATCCCCGCTTCGTCCAGCGGCACGCGCAACTGGCGCAGGCGGGCCATTTCGTCAACGGCAGCCGGGTGCTGCTGAGCCCGCAGCTGACCGAAAGCGTGCTGGCCGGGCGGATCGATTTGTCCAAATGCGATACTGCGGGCTGGCTGCGCCTGAGGTTGAAGGGTGACGTTAACAAATTGACGCATCTTCTCCAGTGGCCGGCTGCGCCCTTCCGGGTGCAGCCGCGTTTCAGGTGGAAGGGCATCCGCAGTTGCAACTTCGGCGTGGCGTGGAAGGATTTCGAGGCAGTGAACGGATTCGACGAGACCTTCGCCGGCTGGGGGCACGAAGATGCCGATCTCGTGTTGCGCCTGCATCATGCGGGCCTGCAGCGCAAGAACGGCTTCCTGGGCACGGAGGTCTACCACCTCTGGCACCGCGAGCAGAGCCGCTCCGGCGAAGCCGTCAACCGCGCGCGCGTCACGGCGCGCATGGAAAGCGGCATGATCCGGGCAGAGCGCGGCCTGGCCGAAGCGCTTCATGAACCGGAAGCAATCGTCACTGAACTGAACCGATGA
- the tolB gene encoding Tol-Pal system beta propeller repeat protein TolB, giving the protein MQVNKLWRRRELAALVGGLAAWPAWAQFRVEVTGVGLRQLPIAVAPFRGDAEAPQKVGAIVQADLERSGQFRAIDAAGQALDETSRPDMSPWRQKGADSLAVGSVQRLADGRYDVRFRLWDVVRGQDLGGQSFTVVANDLRLAAHRIADLVYEKLTGEKGVFSTRIAYVTKAGNRYNLWVADADGENAQSALASPEPIISPAWSSSGQQLAYVSFESRKPVVYVHDVGSGKRRLIANFRGSNSAPAWSPDGRTLAVTLTRDGGSQLYTIPAEGGEPRRLTQSSGIDTEPVYAADGRTIYFVSDRGGAPQIYRMPATGGDPQRVTFTGTYNISPTVSPDGKWLAYISRISGAFKLQVMELASGNVSSVTDTTADESPSFAPNGKLIIYATRQGGREALMTTTLDGKIKASLPGKSGDIREPDWGPFQR; this is encoded by the coding sequence ATGCAAGTGAACAAGCTGTGGCGCCGCCGGGAGCTGGCGGCGCTCGTCGGAGGGCTGGCCGCCTGGCCGGCATGGGCCCAGTTCCGGGTGGAAGTCACGGGTGTCGGCCTGCGGCAGCTGCCCATCGCCGTCGCGCCTTTCCGCGGCGACGCGGAGGCGCCGCAGAAGGTCGGCGCCATCGTCCAGGCGGACCTCGAGCGCAGCGGCCAGTTCCGCGCGATCGACGCCGCGGGCCAGGCGCTGGACGAAACCAGCCGGCCCGACATGAGCCCGTGGCGCCAGAAGGGCGCCGACTCGCTGGCCGTGGGCAGCGTGCAGCGGCTGGCCGACGGCCGCTACGACGTGCGCTTCCGCCTGTGGGACGTGGTGCGCGGGCAGGACCTGGGCGGCCAGAGCTTCACGGTGGTCGCCAACGACCTGCGGCTGGCGGCGCACCGCATCGCGGACCTGGTCTACGAGAAGTTGACCGGCGAGAAGGGCGTGTTCTCCACGCGCATCGCCTACGTCACCAAGGCCGGCAACCGCTACAACCTGTGGGTGGCCGACGCCGACGGCGAGAACGCGCAGTCGGCGCTGGCGAGCCCCGAGCCGATCATCTCGCCGGCCTGGTCGTCCAGCGGCCAGCAGCTCGCGTACGTCTCCTTCGAGTCGCGCAAGCCGGTGGTCTACGTGCACGACGTCGGCTCCGGCAAGCGCCGCCTGATCGCCAATTTCCGCGGCTCCAACAGCGCGCCGGCCTGGTCGCCGGACGGCCGCACGCTCGCGGTGACGCTCACGCGCGATGGCGGCTCGCAGCTGTACACGATTCCCGCCGAGGGCGGCGAGCCGCGCCGCCTGACGCAGTCGAGCGGCATCGACACCGAGCCCGTGTATGCCGCCGACGGCCGCACCATCTATTTCGTGAGCGATCGTGGCGGCGCGCCGCAGATCTACCGCATGCCCGCTACGGGGGGCGACCCGCAGCGCGTCACCTTTACAGGGACTTACAACATTTCGCCGACGGTGAGCCCCGACGGAAAATGGCTCGCCTACATTTCCCGCATCAGCGGCGCCTTCAAGCTGCAGGTCATGGAGCTCGCCAGCGGCAACGTGTCATCGGTGACCGATACCACGGCCGACGAGAGCCCCAGCTTCGCGCCCAACGGCAAGCTGATCATCTATGCCACGCGGCAAGGCGGCCGCGAAGCGCTGATGACCACCACCCTCGACGGCAAGATCAAGGCCAGCCTGCCCGGCAAGAGCGGAGACATCCGCGAGCCGGACTGGGGCCCGTTCCAGCGTTGA
- the pal gene encoding peptidoglycan-associated lipoprotein Pal, with the protein MKKRVFLAAAMVAVLAACSSGVPLNNVPVEDKTGVTAPADASGPASGAQSNVAPVQADLSAADKAGPANVARIIYFDYDSNEIKPEFRSLIEAHARFLKANNRRHVVIEGHTDERGGSEYNLALGQRRSESVRRALELLGVPDSQVESVSFGKEKPAVDGHDEASWQQNRRAEIAYR; encoded by the coding sequence ATGAAGAAGCGTGTGTTCCTTGCGGCTGCCATGGTGGCGGTATTGGCGGCGTGTTCCAGCGGCGTGCCGTTGAACAACGTGCCCGTCGAGGACAAGACCGGGGTGACAGCACCCGCGGATGCCTCCGGCCCCGCCAGTGGGGCGCAGTCGAACGTGGCGCCGGTGCAGGCCGACCTGTCCGCGGCGGACAAGGCCGGCCCGGCCAACGTGGCCCGCATCATCTACTTCGACTACGACAGCAACGAGATCAAGCCCGAGTTCCGCTCGCTGATCGAGGCGCATGCGCGCTTCCTGAAGGCGAACAACCGCCGGCACGTCGTGATCGAAGGCCACACCGACGAGCGCGGTGGCAGCGAGTACAACCTGGCCCTCGGCCAGCGCCGCAGCGAGTCCGTGCGGCGCGCGCTGGAGCTGCTGGGCGTGCCGGATTCGCAGGTCGAGTCGGTGAGCTTCGGCAAGGAGAAGCCGGCCGTCGACGGCCATGACGAGGCCTCCTGGCAGCAGAATCGCCGCGCCGAGATCGCCTACCGATAA